The proteins below are encoded in one region of Pseudomonas putida NBRC 14164:
- a CDS encoding GntR family transcriptional regulator, giving the protein MSKPGQMVLVALRKMIASGELAAGERLMEVPTAELFGVSRMPVRMAFRTLEQEGLLVRFGGRGFQVRSVSADDIAGAVEVRGVLEGLAARQAAERGLSAPARAALQQCLVDGDQLFDKGFVTEEDLQAYHDLNMRFHQVIIEASNNPAIADALARNDHLPFASVTALAVDRHDLAREYRRFNFAHMQHHAVFDALSNRQGARAEAIMREHANATLRYAETFGGATPDAGMKVILPSS; this is encoded by the coding sequence ATGAGCAAACCCGGTCAAATGGTGCTGGTTGCGCTGCGCAAGATGATCGCCTCGGGCGAGCTGGCGGCCGGCGAGCGCCTGATGGAAGTTCCTACCGCCGAACTGTTCGGCGTCTCACGCATGCCGGTGCGCATGGCGTTTCGTACCCTTGAGCAGGAAGGCCTGCTGGTGCGCTTTGGCGGCCGGGGGTTTCAGGTGCGCTCGGTCAGCGCCGATGATATCGCTGGCGCGGTCGAGGTACGCGGCGTACTGGAGGGGTTGGCCGCTCGCCAGGCCGCAGAGCGTGGCTTGTCAGCGCCAGCACGTGCGGCGCTGCAACAGTGTCTGGTCGATGGCGACCAGCTGTTCGACAAGGGCTTCGTGACCGAAGAAGACCTGCAGGCCTACCACGACCTGAACATGCGCTTTCACCAGGTGATCATCGAAGCCAGCAACAACCCGGCCATCGCCGATGCCCTGGCGCGCAACGACCACCTGCCGTTCGCGTCGGTCACCGCACTGGCGGTGGACCGCCATGACCTGGCCCGCGAATACCGGCGCTTCAACTTCGCCCATATGCAGCACCACGCGGTGTTCGACGCCCTGAGCAACCGCCAGGGTGCCCGCGCCGAAGCGATCATGCGCGAGCACGCCAATGCCACCCTGCGCTACGCCGAGACCTTTGGCGGGGCAACGCCAGACGCGGGCATGAAGGTTATCCTGCCCTCGTCGTAA
- a CDS encoding PDR/VanB family oxidoreductase — MIDAVVVSRNDEAQGICSFELAAADGSLLPPFSAGAHIDVHLPDGLVRQYSLCNHPEERHRYLIGVLNDPASRGGSRSLHEQVQAGARLRISAPRNLFPLAEGAQRSLLFAGGIGITPILCMAEHLSYSGHDFELHYCARSSERAAFVERIRNAPFADRMFVHFDEQPETALDIAQVLGNPQEDVHLYVCGPGGFMQHVLASARGLGWQEANLHREYFAAAPVDASNDGSFSVQVGSTGQVFEVPADQTVVQVLEQHGIEIAMSCEQGICGTCLTRVLQGTPDHRDMFLTEEEQALNDQFTPCCSRSKTPLLVLDI; from the coding sequence ATGATCGATGCCGTAGTGGTGTCCCGTAACGATGAAGCGCAAGGTATTTGCAGCTTCGAGCTGGCGGCAGCGGATGGCAGCCTGCTGCCGCCGTTCAGCGCTGGCGCGCATATCGACGTGCACTTGCCCGATGGGCTGGTGCGCCAGTATTCGCTGTGCAATCACCCCGAAGAGCGCCACCGCTACCTGATTGGCGTGCTCAACGATCCGGCCTCGCGGGGCGGCTCACGCAGCCTGCATGAGCAGGTGCAGGCCGGTGCACGGCTGCGCATCAGCGCGCCGCGCAACCTGTTCCCGCTGGCCGAGGGCGCGCAGCGCAGCCTGCTGTTTGCCGGTGGCATCGGCATTACCCCGATCTTGTGCATGGCCGAGCATCTGTCCTACAGCGGACATGATTTCGAGCTGCACTACTGTGCCCGCTCCAGCGAGCGTGCAGCCTTTGTCGAGCGCATTCGCAACGCGCCGTTCGCTGATCGCATGTTCGTGCATTTTGACGAGCAACCGGAGACCGCACTGGATATCGCCCAGGTGCTGGGCAACCCGCAAGAGGATGTGCACCTTTATGTATGCGGGCCCGGCGGGTTCATGCAGCATGTGCTGGCCAGCGCCAGGGGGCTGGGCTGGCAAGAGGCCAACTTGCACCGCGAGTATTTTGCTGCGGCGCCAGTGGATGCCAGCAACGATGGCAGTTTCTCGGTGCAGGTGGGCAGCACGGGGCAAGTATTCGAGGTGCCAGCCGATCAGACCGTGGTGCAGGTGCTGGAACAGCACGGTATCGAGATTGCAATGTCGTGCGAGCAGGGTATTTGCGGCACCTGCCTGACCCGCGTGCTGCAGGGCACGCCGGACCACCGCGACATGTTCCTCACCGAAGAGGAGCAGGCGCTGAACGATCAGTTCACGCCCTGCTGCTCGCGCTCGAAAACGCCGTTGCTGGTGCTGGATATCTGA
- a CDS encoding aromatic ring-hydroxylating oxygenase subunit alpha gives MYPKNTWYVACTPDEIAAKPLGRQICGEKIVFYRAQENKVAAVEDFCPHRGAPLSLGYVEDGNLVCGYHGLVMGCDGKTVSMPGQRVRGFPCNKTFAAVERYGFIWVWPGDQAQADPALIPHLEWAVNDGWAYGGGLFHIGCDYRLMIDNLMDLTHETYVHASSIGQKEIDEAPPVTTVTGDEVVTSRHMENIMAPPFWRMALRGNGLADDVPVDRWQICRFTPPSHVLIEVGVAHAGKGGYHAEAQHKASSIVVDFITPETDTSIWYFWGMARNFAAHDQTLTDNIREGQGKIFSEDLEMLERQQQNLLAYPERNLLKLNIDAGGVQSRKVLERIIAKERAPQPQLIATSATPA, from the coding sequence ATGTACCCCAAAAACACCTGGTACGTCGCCTGCACCCCCGACGAGATAGCCGCCAAGCCCCTTGGCCGGCAGATCTGCGGCGAGAAGATCGTGTTCTACCGCGCCCAAGAGAACAAAGTGGCCGCCGTCGAGGACTTCTGCCCCCACCGTGGCGCGCCGTTGTCGTTGGGCTATGTCGAGGACGGCAACCTGGTGTGTGGCTACCACGGCCTGGTCATGGGTTGCGACGGCAAGACCGTCTCGATGCCGGGGCAGCGGGTGCGTGGCTTTCCCTGCAACAAGACCTTTGCTGCCGTCGAACGCTATGGCTTCATCTGGGTCTGGCCCGGCGACCAGGCACAAGCCGACCCGGCGCTGATCCCGCACCTTGAATGGGCGGTGAATGATGGGTGGGCATACGGCGGCGGGCTGTTCCACATTGGTTGTGACTACCGGCTGATGATCGACAACCTGATGGACCTCACCCACGAAACCTACGTGCATGCCTCCAGCATCGGCCAGAAGGAAATCGACGAGGCGCCGCCAGTCACCACCGTCACCGGCGACGAGGTGGTTACCTCCCGGCACATGGAAAACATCATGGCCCCGCCCTTCTGGCGCATGGCCCTGCGTGGCAACGGCCTGGCCGACGACGTGCCGGTGGATCGCTGGCAGATCTGCCGCTTCACTCCGCCCAGCCATGTGCTGATCGAAGTGGGCGTAGCCCATGCCGGCAAGGGTGGCTACCACGCCGAGGCCCAGCACAAGGCGTCGAGCATCGTGGTGGATTTCATCACCCCGGAAACCGACACCTCCATCTGGTACTTCTGGGGCATGGCACGCAACTTCGCCGCCCACGACCAGACCCTGACCGACAACATTCGTGAGGGCCAGGGCAAGATTTTCAGCGAAGACCTGGAGATGCTGGAACGCCAGCAACAGAACCTGCTGGCCTACCCCGAGCGCAACCTGCTGAAGCTGAACATCGATGCTGGCGGCGTGCAGTCGCGCAAGGTGCTGGAGCGGATCATCGCCAAAGAGCGTGCGCCGCAACCGCAACTGATCGCTACCAGCGCCACCCCTGCCTGA
- a CDS encoding DMT family transporter: MDVVMGLVAALCWGATDYLVSVNGRSLGIRRSVLYSQVLGLVILSIFALQSSSLNSIVAVSVESVILCLVAAVLTLLGALSLAKALTEGRTAIVAPVVTSYGIVTTILAWAGGERLTAYQLIGIAICAFGVMAVGLGHSNPASRLNRREGQAIVFALLAAGFYGFSFWVQGKYALPAVGPVNMLWLNYCVGALFLLLMYRNFRGGTNLTLKDYGALSGASLFNLGGFAAFSFGVVEGSIAVVTVISTLSGGVAAMLGYVFYKERLTAGQLLGVSFVLLGAVVLHLL; the protein is encoded by the coding sequence GTGGATGTGGTAATGGGCTTGGTGGCAGCCTTATGTTGGGGGGCTACAGATTATTTGGTGAGCGTAAATGGCAGGTCACTTGGTATCAGGCGTTCAGTGCTCTACAGCCAGGTATTGGGACTGGTGATTCTGAGTATTTTTGCTTTGCAATCAAGCAGCCTCAATTCGATTGTCGCAGTCAGTGTAGAATCCGTGATCCTCTGTCTTGTCGCGGCGGTGTTGACGCTACTCGGCGCTCTCTCCCTGGCCAAGGCGTTAACCGAGGGACGCACCGCAATTGTTGCGCCAGTGGTCACGTCCTACGGCATCGTCACAACAATCTTGGCTTGGGCAGGGGGTGAACGCTTGACTGCCTATCAGTTGATTGGGATCGCCATCTGCGCATTTGGTGTGATGGCTGTGGGCCTGGGGCACAGCAATCCCGCGTCTCGCTTAAACCGACGCGAGGGGCAGGCAATTGTTTTTGCGCTGCTGGCAGCTGGTTTTTACGGCTTCAGTTTCTGGGTTCAAGGTAAATATGCGCTGCCCGCTGTAGGCCCAGTCAACATGCTCTGGTTGAACTACTGCGTGGGCGCTCTGTTTCTGTTGCTTATGTATCGTAATTTTCGAGGGGGTACCAATTTGACCTTAAAAGATTACGGCGCCTTGAGCGGTGCCAGTCTTTTCAATCTGGGTGGTTTCGCAGCGTTTTCATTTGGGGTGGTTGAGGGTTCGATTGCCGTTGTAACGGTTATTAGTACGCTTTCTGGCGGTGTGGCGGCCATGCTCGGCTATGTGTTCTATAAAGAGCGTTTAACGGCAGGGCAGTTGTTGGGCGTGAGTTTCGTTCTGCTAGGCGCGGTAGTGCTGCATCTGCTGTAG
- a CDS encoding ABC transporter ATP-binding protein, which translates to MLAIEQLHKSFPTPQGPLPVLQGVDLRLPRGSSLALMGESGSGKSTLLHLIAGLDRADSGRILIDDVPLDGRSEASLAQWRREGIGLVFQQYNLISSLDVAANLAFQARLAGRHDPQWVGYLSEQLGLAGLLARYPEQLSGGQQQRVAIGRALAGRPAWLLADEPTGSLDEASSDEVLSLLLQLVAEAGSGVLMVTHSPRLAARLQRRCQLQAGHVQPESG; encoded by the coding sequence ATGCTCGCCATCGAACAGCTCCACAAATCATTCCCCACCCCCCAAGGCCCGCTCCCTGTCCTGCAGGGGGTGGACCTGCGCCTGCCACGCGGTAGCAGCCTGGCGCTGATGGGGGAGTCGGGCAGCGGCAAGAGCACGTTGCTGCACTTGATTGCCGGCCTGGACCGTGCCGACAGCGGCCGCATCCTGATCGACGACGTCCCGCTCGACGGCCGTTCCGAGGCGTCGCTCGCGCAGTGGCGGCGGGAGGGGATTGGCCTGGTGTTCCAGCAATATAACCTTATCAGTAGCCTGGACGTGGCGGCGAACCTCGCCTTTCAGGCCAGGCTGGCTGGCAGGCATGACCCACAATGGGTGGGTTACCTGTCAGAGCAGTTGGGCTTGGCAGGTTTGCTGGCGCGCTACCCTGAGCAGTTGTCCGGTGGCCAGCAGCAACGGGTCGCCATCGGCCGCGCCCTGGCTGGGCGCCCGGCCTGGCTGCTGGCCGACGAACCCACCGGCAGCCTTGACGAAGCCAGCAGCGACGAGGTGCTGAGCCTGTTGCTGCAACTGGTCGCCGAGGCCGGCAGCGGTGTGCTGATGGTGACCCACAGCCCCCGGCTGGCGGCACGCTTGCAGCGGCGTTGCCAGCTGCAGGCCGGTCACGTTCAGCCAGAGTCGGGGTGA
- a CDS encoding ABC transporter permease → MRLLSLALLALFSHWRRHRVQFFSIFTGLWLATALWTGVQALNSQARSDYARASAVLAGPLQAQLVPRNGERFDQGLYVQLRKQGWPVTPVLEGRLRLPGEPARSVRLLGIEPLSLPPASSIAGVQPQAFDVQAFIGTPGQAWAGPDTLRQLGAERGAAVRDSEGQLLPPMILQPALAPGVIVVDIGHAQRLLHAPEQLSRLLVAGKPGPLPADIAVYLELQPQQDDGGLQRLTDSFHLNLTALGLLAFVVGLFIAHAAIGLALEQRRGLIRNLRACGVSLNTLLCALMLELGLFAVLGGLAGVASGYVLAAWLLPDVAASLRGLYGAQVAGTLSLPAWWWLVGLLVSVLGALLAGLGSVLRAARLPLLALAQPQAWRLAQGPWLRRQACIAGVLLLLALGCGVLGNRLASAFAMLAGLLLAAALLLPALLDRALALLTRYCRRPLAQWFVADSRQQLPALSLALMALLLALAASVGVGSMTEGFRKTFVGWLDLRLSADLYVSPRDTAQGLEIAQWLGQQSAASVVLPGWRVETQLQGWPVQLQGIVDHPGYLKRWPLLQEKPHAWEALAGGHAVMLSEQLARRLRVQLGDRLALPSEAMTVVGIYADYGNPKGHVLVNASWLRKQWPQATLTGLSVDLPAEQLPVIKAALQQHFALDDSRVVEQARLKRWSTEVFNRTFAATAALNSLTLGVAGVALFINLLTLGQTRLSQLAPLWALGVQRSQLVWLSLGQTLMLSSFTVLLAIPLGVLLAWCLVAVVNVQAFGWRLPLYVFPVQLLQLAALGLFTSLLASAWPLWQLARRQPRELLRPFTDEA, encoded by the coding sequence ATGAGGCTTTTGTCGCTGGCCCTGTTGGCGTTGTTCAGCCATTGGCGGCGCCATCGTGTGCAGTTTTTCAGCATCTTCACCGGGCTGTGGCTGGCCACGGCGCTGTGGACGGGCGTGCAGGCGCTGAACAGCCAGGCACGCAGCGACTACGCCCGCGCCAGTGCCGTGCTGGCCGGGCCGCTGCAGGCGCAGCTGGTGCCGCGCAACGGTGAGCGCTTCGACCAAGGGCTTTACGTGCAATTGCGCAAGCAGGGTTGGCCAGTAACGCCCGTGCTGGAAGGGCGCTTGCGTTTGCCTGGGGAGCCCGCGCGCAGTGTGCGCCTGTTGGGCATCGAACCTTTGAGCCTGCCGCCGGCCAGCAGCATTGCCGGTGTGCAGCCGCAAGCATTCGATGTGCAAGCGTTCATCGGCACGCCCGGGCAAGCGTGGGCGGGGCCAGACACCTTGCGGCAACTGGGCGCAGAGCGGGGGGCAGCGGTGCGCGACAGCGAAGGGCAATTGCTACCCCCCATGATCCTGCAGCCTGCATTGGCGCCTGGGGTGATCGTGGTCGATATCGGCCATGCCCAGCGGTTGCTGCACGCGCCTGAGCAGTTGTCGCGATTGCTGGTGGCCGGCAAGCCAGGGCCGCTGCCTGCTGATATTGCGGTTTACCTCGAACTGCAACCGCAACAGGACGACGGCGGGTTGCAGCGGCTGACTGACAGCTTTCACCTCAACCTGACTGCTCTCGGCCTGCTGGCGTTCGTCGTGGGCCTGTTTATCGCCCATGCCGCAATCGGTCTGGCGCTAGAACAGCGGCGTGGGTTGATCCGCAATCTGCGCGCCTGTGGCGTCAGCTTGAACACCCTGCTGTGCGCCTTGATGCTGGAGCTGGGTCTGTTCGCCGTCCTGGGCGGGCTGGCCGGTGTGGCCAGCGGGTATGTGCTGGCCGCGTGGTTGTTGCCCGATGTGGCAGCCAGTTTGCGCGGCCTGTACGGCGCCCAGGTTGCCGGTACCCTGAGCCTGCCCGCGTGGTGGTGGCTGGTGGGGCTGCTTGTGAGTGTGCTGGGGGCATTGCTGGCAGGGCTGGGCAGTGTGTTACGTGCAGCCCGGTTGCCATTGCTGGCGTTGGCGCAGCCTCAGGCTTGGCGGCTGGCGCAGGGGCCATGGTTGAGGCGCCAGGCTTGCATAGCGGGCGTCCTGTTGCTGCTGGCCTTGGGCTGTGGCGTGCTGGGTAACCGCCTGGCCAGCGCGTTTGCCATGCTTGCTGGGCTGTTGCTGGCGGCGGCGCTGTTGTTGCCGGCCTTGCTCGACCGGGCTCTGGCCTTGCTGACGCGGTATTGCCGGCGGCCTTTGGCGCAATGGTTCGTCGCCGATAGCCGCCAGCAACTGCCGGCACTGAGTTTGGCGCTGATGGCACTGTTGCTGGCGCTGGCTGCCAGTGTCGGCGTGGGCAGCATGACCGAAGGCTTTCGCAAGACCTTTGTCGGCTGGCTGGACCTGCGCCTGTCTGCCGACCTGTACGTCAGCCCTCGGGATACAGCCCAAGGTCTGGAAATTGCGCAATGGCTAGGGCAGCAATCGGCAGCCAGTGTGGTGCTGCCCGGCTGGCGCGTAGAAACGCAGTTGCAGGGCTGGCCGGTGCAGCTTCAGGGCATCGTCGATCACCCGGGATACCTGAAGCGTTGGCCGTTGCTGCAGGAGAAGCCTCACGCCTGGGAAGCGTTGGCCGGCGGGCATGCGGTGATGCTCAGCGAACAGCTGGCCAGGCGCCTGAGGGTGCAACTGGGCGACCGCCTGGCGCTGCCTTCAGAGGCGATGACAGTGGTGGGGATCTATGCCGATTACGGTAACCCCAAGGGGCACGTGCTGGTCAATGCCAGCTGGTTGCGCAAGCAATGGCCGCAGGCCACGCTGACCGGGTTGAGCGTTGATCTGCCCGCTGAACAATTGCCCGTCATCAAGGCAGCGTTGCAGCAGCACTTCGCCTTGGACGACAGCCGCGTAGTGGAGCAGGCGCGCCTGAAACGCTGGTCTACCGAGGTGTTCAACCGCACCTTTGCCGCCACTGCCGCGCTCAACAGCCTCACGCTTGGCGTGGCCGGGGTGGCGCTGTTCATCAACCTGCTGACGCTGGGCCAGACGCGGCTGAGCCAGCTGGCGCCCCTGTGGGCGTTGGGTGTGCAGCGCAGCCAACTGGTGTGGCTGAGCTTGGGGCAGACACTGATGCTGAGCAGTTTCACGGTACTGCTGGCAATCCCGTTGGGGGTGTTGCTGGCATGGTGCCTGGTGGCGGTGGTCAACGTGCAGGCGTTCGGCTGGCGCCTGCCGCTTTACGTATTCCCCGTGCAGCTGCTGCAACTGGCCGCCTTGGGGTTGTTCACCAGCCTGTTGGCCAGCGCCTGGCCGTTGTGGCAACTGGCGCGCCGCCAGCCCCGCGAACTGTTGAGGCCGTTTACCGATGAAGCGTAA
- a CDS encoding lipocalin-like domain-containing protein, which produces MKRNALLLLCGLLCACDPPAPPSYAGLGQQADGFNQVARAHRLEFPRDHGAHDGFRIEWWYVTANLKDAQGRDWGAQWTLFRSALRPGPETTDWNSPNLWMGHAALTGPGGHQSGETLARGGIGQAGVQAQPFRAWINDWSLQGRAGIESLQMAAGGEGFRYDLRLRSDRPLVLHGDQGYSEKSGKGQASYYYSQPFYRVHGEVERGGMCIAVTGQAWLDREWSSQPLAAGQTGWDWFSLHLDSGARLMLFQVRQAEGDAYRAGTWVGPQGEVVALQGAQVQLQALAWAEQKNGKQVPTRWRVQVPAHGVDVQVEAVEPQAWMDTRFPYWEGPVRLSGNAGGRGYLEMTGY; this is translated from the coding sequence ATGAAGCGTAACGCCTTGCTGTTGCTATGCGGCCTGCTATGCGCTTGTGACCCGCCGGCGCCACCAAGCTATGCCGGGTTGGGGCAGCAGGCGGACGGTTTCAACCAGGTGGCCCGCGCGCATCGCCTGGAATTCCCGCGTGACCATGGCGCACACGATGGCTTTCGCATCGAATGGTGGTACGTCACTGCCAACCTCAAGGACGCCCAGGGGCGTGACTGGGGCGCCCAGTGGACCCTGTTCCGCTCGGCCCTGCGCCCCGGCCCTGAAACCACCGACTGGAACAGCCCCAACCTGTGGATGGGGCACGCGGCCCTGACCGGGCCGGGTGGTCACCAGTCTGGCGAAACCCTGGCGCGCGGCGGTATCGGCCAGGCCGGCGTGCAGGCCCAGCCGTTCCGTGCCTGGATCAATGATTGGTCGTTGCAGGGCAGGGCGGGCATCGAAAGCCTGCAAATGGCTGCCGGTGGCGAAGGTTTTCGCTACGACTTGCGTTTGCGCAGTGATCGCCCCCTGGTGCTGCACGGCGACCAGGGTTACAGCGAGAAATCCGGCAAGGGGCAGGCCTCTTACTATTACAGCCAGCCGTTTTACCGTGTGCACGGGGAGGTAGAGCGTGGAGGCATGTGCATCGCGGTCACCGGCCAGGCCTGGCTGGACCGGGAATGGAGCAGCCAGCCGCTGGCGGCCGGGCAAACGGGGTGGGACTGGTTTTCCCTGCACCTGGACAGTGGCGCCAGGCTGATGTTGTTCCAGGTGCGTCAGGCCGAGGGCGATGCCTACCGCGCCGGCACGTGGGTTGGCCCGCAAGGTGAAGTGGTAGCGCTGCAAGGCGCGCAGGTTCAGTTGCAGGCCCTGGCCTGGGCCGAGCAGAAGAATGGCAAACAGGTACCGACGCGCTGGCGGGTGCAGGTGCCGGCGCATGGGGTGGATGTGCAGGTCGAGGCGGTGGAACCACAGGCCTGGATGGACACACGGTTCCCGTACTGGGAAGGGCCGGTGCGGTTGAGCGGGAATGCCGGTGGGCGCGGGTATCTGGAGATGACCGGGTACTAG
- a CDS encoding enoyl-CoA hydratase-related protein, translating to MNDPITRELDQGLLTLAFNRADKLNALNTAMYQQLGDLLLAAGEDPGVDAIIITGGAHCFTAGNDLRDFLDNPPTDLDSPVFRLMRVVMGLDKPLIAAVSGAAIGIGATLLLHCDQVLVSRSTKLRMPFAPLGVCPEFGSSLLLPRLLGQARAAGLLLGNALLDGEQAVAWGLANELHEDGEECLAAARKLARQLQTYPQAALRISKRLMKDSQRAELEATVVRESQLFIECLRTEEARAVLRRLIKD from the coding sequence CCAAGGCCTGCTGACCCTGGCCTTCAACCGCGCGGACAAGCTCAACGCCCTGAACACCGCCATGTACCAGCAACTGGGCGACCTGCTGCTGGCAGCGGGTGAAGACCCTGGCGTCGATGCCATTATCATCACCGGTGGCGCCCACTGCTTCACCGCTGGCAACGACCTGCGCGACTTCCTCGACAACCCGCCCACTGACCTGGACAGCCCGGTGTTCCGCCTGATGCGGGTGGTCATGGGGCTGGACAAGCCGCTGATCGCGGCAGTCAGTGGCGCAGCAATCGGCATCGGCGCCACCTTGCTCCTGCATTGTGACCAGGTGCTGGTCAGCCGCTCGACCAAGCTGCGCATGCCTTTCGCACCGTTGGGGGTGTGCCCGGAGTTTGGCTCCAGCCTGTTGCTGCCACGCTTGCTTGGCCAGGCCCGCGCCGCCGGCCTGCTGCTGGGTAACGCGTTGCTGGATGGCGAACAGGCGGTTGCCTGGGGGCTGGCCAATGAGCTGCATGAAGATGGCGAAGAGTGCCTGGCCGCAGCGCGCAAGCTGGCACGGCAGCTGCAAACTTACCCGCAGGCGGCGCTGCGCATCAGCAAGCGGCTGATGAAGGACAGTCAGCGGGCGGAGCTGGAGGCCACGGTGGTGCGGGAAAGCCAGTTGTTCATCGAGTGCTTGCGCACCGAAGAAGCACGCGCCGTGTTACGGCGGCTGATCAAAGATTGA